The nucleotide window CTCGTCGGGGTCGGGGGTCGACAACCCGTGGGACTCGCTCAGACCGTTGGTGCCGAGGAACGCGGTGGTGACGCGCAACCGGCGGAGTGCGTCCACCGTCTCGACGCCCACGGTGGCTTGGGTGAGACCGCGGACGCGTCCGCCGAGAGCATGGAGGCCGTCGGGATGGGTGCCGGCCAGCAGACCGGCGATGGGCAGGCTGTTGGTGAACAGGGTGAGTCTCCGATCCGGCGCGGTGGCCTCGGCGGCGCGGTAGGTCGTGGTACCGGCATCGAAGAGCACGGAACCGCCGTCCGGCGGCAGGAAGCGGATCGCCGCGCGGCCGATCGCGGTCTTCTGTTCGATCTGGCTCGACTCGCGCTCGTCGATCCCGAGTTCGCCCAGAGCCCGCATGACCTCGGCGCGGACGGCACCTCCGTGGACACGCTGCAGATGCCCGGCACGCTCCAGAACGGCGAGGTCTCGACGGACGGTCTCGCTGGTGACGTCGAATTTCTCGGCGAGCGCGGCCACGGATGCCCGCCCCGCGACGCGCACCTCGTCGACGATCGCCTGTTGTCTCTCCTCGGCGTACACATCGCTCCGATCTGAAGGTTCCAGCCACCCCGCTTGTTGAGGCGTGTTGGATTGGATGTTGTAGTAATTGTGTTTACGCCTGTTTGTGTTGACAAGTCAAGCACTTTTTGTAACGGTGGTCACATCGATAGTCGAGTGAGAGGCAAGACGATGGCGCAGATCCTGACAGGGACCCCGGTGGTCGGCGGACTGGCGCACGGTCCGGCGCTGTGGCCGGGCGAGCGGCCCGATCACTCGCCGGAGACGCTCGGCGTCGGCGTGGAGATCCCCGAGGAGCGCCGCGCCGACGAGGTGACGCGCTTCGCCTCGGCTGCCGGGGCCGTCGCCGCGCGACTGCGCACGCGCGCCTCCCAGAACACCGGGGTGGCCGCGGAGGTGCTCGCGGCGACCGCGGGGCTGGCCGAGGACCGGGGATGGATCGGTTCCGCGACGGCGCTCATCACCAAGGGCGCCTCCGCCGAAGCCGCGGCCGTCGCGGCCACCGAGCAGTTCGCGGCGGTGTTCACCAAACTCGGCGGGCTGATGGCCGAGCGGGTCACCGATCTCAACGACGTCCGCGACCGCGTGCTCGCCGAACTGCTCGGCCTGCCCGAGCCGGGTGTGCCGACACCGCAGGTGCCGTCGGT belongs to Gordonia sp. KTR9 and includes:
- a CDS encoding DeoR/GlpR family DNA-binding transcription regulator, whose protein sequence is MYAEERQQAIVDEVRVAGRASVAALAEKFDVTSETVRRDLAVLERAGHLQRVHGGAVRAEVMRALGELGIDERESSQIEQKTAIGRAAIRFLPPDGGSVLFDAGTTTYRAAEATAPDRRLTLFTNSLPIAGLLAGTHPDGLHALGGRVRGLTQATVGVETVDALRRLRVTTAFLGTNGLSESHGLSTPDPDEAAVKAAMVAAAQRVVVLADSSKMDREDLSSFAGIDDVDVLITDSGIDPAFSAALSARGVEVVIA